The genomic stretch AACAAGATTATCAAAGATGAAGGCCAAATTAGTGGCTTTGCTTTAATATTTCAAATACTGGCACACTGACACCATCAAGAGACTTTAATCTTTCTTTTGCCTTATTGtcaagaatatttattatttttattatatcacAGTTAAGATTAACTGACATTAAACCATTAACCAGCAGAAAATGCTGCCCTCAAATAGCAAAGGAGAGCATCTTCCTCTCCTCCAATTACTGAGGAAAATAAGTTTTCTGAAGAAATGCCCTCAATGGCAAGTAATTTTATACCAGTATCTTAAAATATCTGCAATTTTCCTGTAAATTTGACATATACAAAACTATAACTCTACAGTAGTGGGTTCTAAAGAGTATCTAATATAATACAACTTAAGTATGAAATACTAAGCTCCTGATTGTTCCAAATTAGAATTCAGTTGAAGActagtaacaataataataatatacctCCCAAATTACATACAGGGAAACAGTCTTATAAATTTAGCAGCTTGTATGTCACAAAGAAAGCACCTGTCACAGCCAAGATTTTTACTGAAGTCTCCATTTACCCCAAAGCCAGGGCTCTGTAAACTGCTCTTGGTGGGAAATcctctttccttaattttttttttttaaggaggcaccagagattgaacccgggaccttgtacatgggaaacaggtactcaaccactgagccatacctGTTCCCTCTTCCCTTAATCTTAAGCAATCTTAGACTAGAACAGGCAAATTACAGAATATCCGCCTTTAATATATACTTGAAAggtttaaaaagatatatattataATGTATTAAATAGGAATATATACCTGaagggttttttgtgtgtgtgggataGGATAAATAACTATTTAAGAACTGATCCAGCAATTTCACATCTAATACTTTATCctacaaaaatatttacaaagagcAAAATACATATACAAGATGTTCATTATAAAACGCTTGAACAAAAATAGATCTATAGTGTTTACCACGTTCCTGACACTGCTCTAAGCATTTCACACGAGGAGGTACTCCTTAACTCTCTCAATTAAGGTATCCATTAGTGCAATATCCCTTTCAATCTGAATGTTACTTGCTAATGGGAACTCAGGAACTGGATAATTAGATGATGTTGTATTCCTTGTTGTCTAAACTCAGCAACTCTTAGATTTGGATAGTGAAGGATATgtaatattaactcatttaatcctcacaaaatccTCAGGAGATGTGtagtattattattcccattgtaTAGATGAGGAGAAAAAGTTTAGAGCGTTTGAATTACTTGCCCATGGTTATACAACTCTTCAGTTACAGAGCTGAAGTTTGAATCCAGGTGCCTGCCTAACGAACAACTGTTACACACTCAAATATCTGCTAATAGAGACCAAATTAGACATAAACTTTAACTCCACATAAGAAATAACGTAGATAAATTACTCACATGAAAAAGTATCTATAATTTTGACTACATGTTACCGACAGTTACTAtgattctattaaaaaaaaaaactgtaggaAAAATAACATCTGGAGAACAGTGGCTCTCTCTGGGGTATAGACAGTACAGTTGGGGAGAggcttgcccatttttttttttttttacaatccataaatcttttattatttatttttttttaacatcacttATGCCATGAATTCATAGGGAATAGGTTCCAGTAGCTCAGGCTCTTTTCCATTAGTTCTCACAAAGTGTGCTTCCCTGGGTGGAGCAGGCTGGCATTTCAGTTGGACCCAGGTACCTTTCTCTTtagcttccttcttttcctgaTCATTTTCCTTCACATGTTTTAGGAAGCTATCTCGGCTCTTAGAGTGCTTAATATGCTCAATGTGTACATTAATTCTCTTGGCAAGAATCTTGCCCTTAACCTGTTTGTTTACCACTATACCAACAGCATGCTGGGTAACATTGTAGACTCCTCCCCTTTTGCCATGGTAACATTTGTGGCGCATTCCTTTTTGAACAGTGCCCATTCCCTTTATGTCTACGATATCACCTTTCTTGTAGATTCGCAAATATGTTGCCAAAGGAACAACTCCGTGTTTTCTAAAAGGCCTAGAAAACATATAGCGGgtccctctcctctttccctttgtGTTCGTCATTTTGGCGAATTACTGCAAGATGGCGGTTCCAGCTTGCCCATTTTTATGTTCTaggttttaaaaaacttttaattgtggtaacagataaaattcaaaattatccattttaatcactttcaaaagtgtataattcagtggtattaattaaaataaaaatattatgctaacATCACCAATACCTAATACCCTAAACTTTTCCGGTCACCTCAAATGAAAATTCTTCACCCATTAATTAGTACTCCCTCCCCACCCAACCCTGCCTGGTAATCTGTAATCTACTGTGCTTATGAATTTTGCTGATTCTAGATAGTTATTTCACATAAAAAAGATCATACAGTTtggtctttttgtgcctggcttatttcaggcacaaaatactactgtaatttatttattacatacattcataagtgaaggaaatgctaggttttaATCAAAGGTCAGGGAAAATAAGATAATAAGAAAAGTAGAACTTCAGGTATCCTAACAATCACTGCACACTAGCCATTTACAAGCAAATAAGGGCATGTTCTGTATCTACTGTATATGTAAAATTTGGGAAAAAGTTTGAGCACTACTGCCCTAATGACAAATCCTAAAGCTACTATCGACCTTTATACTCCAAAAGGTGCAAGAGGTACTAAGGGTGTCTGGTGTTACATAatagttttaaaagtattttaggggaagtggctgtggcttaagcaattgagctcctgtttactaTACAGATGACCCAGATTCAatatccaggacctcctggtaaaaaaggaaaaaggtggCAAAATGATggaccaaaaagatgatgatgcaactgaacagaaaaaaaaagtattttaatagtGAATCCTTTGAAAATTACCAGTAATCTTTTTGAAAGTCTGACAAATCAAAGTGTACGTGGCATATCAAAATTTTAGCCTACCATTTGCTGATAAACAATAATAATGGAGCTCCTTCCATTAAAATTATTGTACTGACCAATAATCAGAAAGTAGCGATGATGTTTGTGTTCATTCTTCCAAATGTACATGAGCTTAGATTGTTTTCCTAACTTCAGACAGGATAATTTTGGAAACCAGTGGTCAATTTGTGATCTCAGTTTTATTAGCTTCATCCTCTGACTAAATAAGCTGTTAACATCCACCTTACATTATGCCTTTCACTAAATAAATAATTATCGGAGACAAATTACTTCTTGCAGATGTGTTAGAACCAAATGAAGAGCCACTTAACATTGTAAACACAATATACTGAACATTTTAATCTCAAGATTTATTACACAGtgagtaaaaaagtaaaaaatagctAATTCAAAAATTTCAGGGTGGCTTTCCTCTTATCAATATTTTTCTGAACTATTACTCAgaaactattaataaaattttcatgTATGCCAAGATCCTACTCTCATTTATCTAACAGTAAAAAGATTATTTCAACCACTCTCATCTGATTCTATGACTATTCTATTTAAAGATCAAATAAAAATTCATATTGCCTTCAAACCTACCAGTCAAACAATAAATATACATTCCTTTTGAAGGTCAGGAGGAGAGGAATTCTTAATTTCAGTAATAaccttaccttaaaaaataaaggtaaaagcTGGAGTTGTTCTGTGACTGCAGTAGAGAAGGATCTTCCTGCACTCGCCATCAGCCACTTCAAAACTATTTGGAAACAAACACTCAGAATCAGCTATTCAAAGTAGGGTAAATTTTTAAGGTTAATGGATTAATGTAATGCAATGTAATGTAATGACAGCCAGTTTGTAATGAAAGAGATTTGTAAATTATCCACTGATTGACCAGCAATACGACAGGAACAATCATAAATCATGTCAACTGAAGTCAAAACTAATGACCAAATGATTTATAATTAGAGTCTTTGAAAAATTTTTAGGCACAATCCTACAATTGGACAATCAAAATAAAGTTACTTTTGAAATGGGTCTACTGATTTTAACTACTCACTAGTTTTTAAGAGTTTAATGCCCTGAGTTCGTTCATCTTCTTCACCAATTCCATTCTCTTCCATAACATGATTCTGAATTTCTTCATCCACATCTAGGAGGGGTTTCAGTTTCTCTAGGATTCGAGCAGTAAACTCTGGGACACGAGGGGATGTTGTTGGCGCAGTGTTTGGCAAAGAAACATCTATCATGAATATGTAGGTCAGCACACTGTAAAATACATAGTAGTAAGAAAAGATCCTACATCAGAAGTAAAACTAAGGTTCAGGTTAAGTTATGCTTCTACCAAAGACAATTCCTGTACAGGGTCTTAAATTGGGCCTGGGTGTAAATGAAGGCTTGTAATTTTGAAGTATTAACAACTGAATTCTATTTTACATTCAGAGACTCTTGTCATGTTTCTcacaataaatacaaaacaaaattttagaaagatAAACTCATAAAACTCAATGGCAACTTAAACAGTATGcattctgttatattttttaaagaggtacctgggattcaacccaggaccttatacatgtgaagtgctcaaccattgagctatacccactccacagacattaatttttaatgaaaagaactCGAGAAGTGTATCACACAACAGAAAATAATACCTACCTCCCTATTCTTTCCCTAACATTTTTGTAAACCTGGGTAAGTTTGGGTTCCAAGTATTTCAGTAGTCTGTGCAATAGCTCAGGTACTCTCCATTCTTGCTGGGCAAGGCCACCTTGTAGTACATAGAGTCGACTAAAACAAAAGCACAGCAATATTGTGTTAGATCCTCTTTCTGCCTTTAGATATTGGTGGTAAAGATGAacaatgtctttatttcatttaacatttttggttttctcatctaatAATAAAGTATTGAAATCCAAGTATTTAAACCAAAACAGCATCttaatgaagatttattttttttgtacatAATTTTCTCTGTATTCTCATCTCATCCCCTAATACcacacagtaatcaaaagaaatACTAACTTAAGAACACTCGTTTAGTTAGATACGAATGTTTAGTTAGTATCTAAACATATGAACAGTTTTCTCACTAATTAATAAAATACTCATTCTTCTTATTAACAGGAtaatctggtttttttttctattgcccACTACCTTTGTCCAACTCTTTTTTGCCTACCAAGTATATTTATCCTTAAAAGGATTACTCTattatttctgtctttcataTTATGTatgggaaaaattagaaaaatgtgatAAAGTCAATATCATCATGGTACAAAAGAGCAATCTTGATAAAAGATTTGACAGCACAGAGGCTGAATCTaacttatgttttgtttttgtttttttaataatttcgctcccctttccctcttcctcccccgcaactgtctgccttctgtgtccattcactgtgtgttcttccttgcccacttgcattcttgtcagcggcacagggaatctgtatcttttttgttgcatcatcttgttgcgtcaacttCTCCATGTGTATGGCCGCTCCTGGGCACGCTGTGCTTTcttcgtgtggggcggctctccttgaggggcacactccttgtgcgcagggCTACCCTACgtaggggatacccctgcgtggcacgacactccttgagtgcatcagcactgtgcatgggccagctcatggcACAggtaaggaggtcctgggtttgaatcctagacctcccgtatggtaggcagatgctctatcagttgagccaaatctgcttccctctaactTACGTTTAAACTGCTAGAGTTGCCTCCATTTTTCCTACTTGTTCCTAATAGAAGAAATaactttatttatatattgtacTAAACTGAAGCACTTGTCATCTCCCAGAAGTAGTTACTTCCTCCAGGCATTAGAAGTGTAGACAATTCACTCTACTTAGACATTAGTTAATACGAAGTATCTTCTGTGTTAACCTTCTAAGGTTTACTTTTTGTTTACCATGCGTCTACGAAGGATCCTCCTTCACCACTCAATGGGGACTCCAACAGCAGCTCAAAAAGCCAATGAAGTTTCCGGGgatctctgctttcctgtgtagaAATAATAAAGTAACAATTAAACAAACCTATAATActgttattttagaaataatacaatttaaacaaagaagaaaaaatcaaactAAAACTGATAGGTGAGTCAAATCTAAATGTCACATCATATAGCACATGTTAGATATTAACAGTAAGAAAATTTTAGTTAGCTAAGTGGCTAGTCTTTAAAGTGTACAAAAGCTATGGACATATTTGGTGTTATAAATGATACCCATAACGTTTTGTCAACTGGCTTACTAAATCTAGGTTGTATTTTCAGAAAAATGATTTGACCTtccatttaataaaaaaaaaatgaatcaccACAGCAGAGAAGATAAAATAATCACTTAAAACTATTAGTAAAGGCTTATTTCAAAGGCTATGTAGAACAGAACCTTCTCCAATTATGGAAGATGATAAAGCCATCAACCAAATTTCAAGATTCAAAGCTATAATGACATTTGACACATCTTTGGATACAAGAACTTTCAAAGAACAATGAAGAAGAACTTACACAAGACGTTGCTATACAAGTTCCCCAGTCATTGTAAGTTTCCACTGTAATGTTGGACAATGCTGTTCTAAGCAGAGGGCACAGAAGCTCCCAAAGCTTTTCCACCTattcaaaacaaaattaatggGCAAAAGTTAatgacattcaatattattatagttaatagtaatactttaatattcatcaactgcaacaaaagtaccacactaatgcaaagtgtcaacaatggggggggggttatatgggaatgttgtattttttacatgacttttctgtaaacctacaatttctctaattaaaataataataataaaaatattatgctaagttaaagaaaccagacagaaagtactacatattgtgtgactccatttatatgaaatgtaaatataaaaaaatctatAGAGAGAGAGttagggaaggatagagggattgagggggtgactgctaaagggtatgggggtttttctttttggagtgataaaaatgttctattaaTAAcactgattgtggtgatgaatgcacaattctgtgattctaCTATaagccattaattgtacactttggatgtactgtatggcatgtgaatatatctcaataaaaacgGCTTTTAAAGAGTTAACATTCAGGACATCCTTCCTTGGAAATATAAAACACATActtcatttaaattatttcataaagTACCCCAATAATTCATGCTGCTaagttctctttttaatattttgaacgACACTGTAATTAGCCTGAAACAACACCTCAAATCAATTTTAAGTTTTTTAGCCTATTGAGGTTACTTGACTGAATCCTAAAATAGGAGACAATGACATTTAAATACAATTTTGTAATTAGCTGGAGCTATAATATTGAAATTTCAAGTCTTGAATTACTATAAATTGCCTTTAAGAAGGATTCAGTTGTCAGAAACTATGAATATATGTGTACTGATGCTTCTCACAATTTAATGAGAATACATATCACCTTGGGATCTtgataaaaatgcagattctgactcaTCAACTGGGTGGGACCTGATAATAGCCTGAGTTCTAACAAGCTCAAGTGATGCCCATGTTGCTAGGTCCATGGACTACACTTTGGTCAGAAGAATCTATATGGGACAAAGGCAGAGGGAGAGTTTAGAATAAAATGTTCAGGAGTATTcctagtcatttttttttttaaagctgtatttTCGACAACTTACAAGTAAAGGCATATGTTCTGGAAAACAGATAACTTAAAAAGGTTTCgttgggaaacggatttggctcaactgatagagcggccgcctaccacatgggaggtccaaggctcaaacccagggcctcctgacctgtgtggtgagctgggccatgggcagtgctgatgtgtgcaaggagtgctgtgccacgcagggatgttccctgcgtaggggagccccacatgcaaggagtgtgccccttaaggagagccgccctgcatgaaaaaagtgcagcctgtccaggagtggtgcctcacacatggtgagctgacgtagcaagctgatgcaaaaaaaaaaaagagacacagattcccagtgccggcagacaagaatacaagtggacacagactacacagtgaatggacacagagagcagacaagtggggtggggtggggtggggtggaggggagagaaataagtaaaaagtaattttaaaaaaagtttcatgAGGAGGTAAAAGGCAATATTCACAATTAataatacttttatttaaaaagtgatttaGAGTGCTACCttcagcagggaagaagctgcggggacctgccccagcctccccgggaaattactggccaagcctcAGAGGTCAATGATTATCCTGCTCTGgcggcatgagctgccccaggagctgttccatggcagGAACTGGaagatccatttcccagaaacaggagaggaagagacagttggctgccggtTTCCACTACAGATTGGGAGACTTGgttggctaagagataacccttggaagagctggggtgagaaccagtccaagacagaaagaggccagtagtcaccattctgattccacccccagcctgaggggaagctgggctgacggaaactctcagtgttggcaggaaccaatttctttcacgcagatcagcctgcagcccgcctaggcttcagaccggcctctggcagggaggaggctgagaagtcctgcaccagcctagaCAGATAACCGCAGAGAACTTTGGCTAgcattgactgaaaatcagaagtctaccagggcaactgtggtcatcttggacccgcactgcacagattgctgcccatccctgccccaggaaggggagaatgggatgtgaagcttcatcagtctctctgggcaactacagtctaggctgacacgtggattattccacatagctgtgactttgtcgctatccctgacaaaggagaaagttggaagaagcatcattggtccctggtgcaatgagggcagcttgagccttcatAGCTTATagaccaactacatgcttggctcctactgcacaaccagcacaGGAGAAACGATAGGtcgccctaaactaaagagagaaactgcacccagaataaatactctaggaaacCAGATgcgaagataccaacaaaaaaattacaatccacaccaagaaacaggaagctatggcccagttaaaggaacaagataagcctccagatgacaaagaggagttgagacaaccaattatggatgttcaaacaaatctccttaataaattcaatgagatggctaaagagatttaggatattaagacactggatgagcacaaagaagaatttgaaagcatacacagaaaaatagcagatcttatgggaatgaaaggtgcaatcgatgaaatttaaaaaacactggaatcatataatagcaggtttgagaagaaaggattggtaagcttgaagaaatggcctctgaaagtgaacatacaaaagaatagatgaagaaaagaatggaaaaaattgaacaaggtctcagacaactaaacaacagcaagagaagtGCAAACATAcacgtcatgggtgtcccagaaggagaagagaagggaaaaggggcagaaggaatatttaaagaaataatggtagaaaatttcccaaccctattgaaggacatagatatccctgtccaaagcacaacgtactcccatgtgaaaaaatccaaatagaccaactctaagatacatactcatcagaatgtcaaaggttaAAGACAACGGGAGAATTCTGAGAAGCAAGACAGTGGTCtattatatttaagatactacaagagaaaaacttccaggcaagaatcttatattcagcaagactgtctttcaaaaatgagggtgaaattagaatattcacagataaacagaaactgagagaatttctaagcaagagaccagaatttcaggaaatactaaagggtgtgctagagcctgaaaaggaaagacaggagagagaggcctggaagagagtctagaaatgaagattacatcaataaaagtaactaaagtgtcaaaagagtggtgaaaataaaatatgagagatagaactcaaataggaataaactcaaccaatgatgtaaagcaactgtattcagaaaactgcaactcaatgttaaaacaaattaaaaaaaccctaaataactggaagaatattctatgctcatggattggaagactaaatatcattaagatgtcagttcctggcagcggacttggcccagtagttagggcgtccgtctaccacattggaggtcctcggttcaaacccagggcctccttgacccatgtggagctggcccttgcgcagtgctgatgtgcgcaaggagtgccgtgccacacaagggtgtccccgcataggggagccccccgcaaggaatgcaccccataaggagagccacccagggccaaaaaaagtgcagcctgcccaggaatggtgccgcatacacagagagctgacacaacaagatgaagcaaccaaaagaaacacagattcctgtgccgctgacgacaacagaagcggacaaagacaacgcagcaaacagacacagagcgcagacaagtgggatgggggggaaggggagagaaataaataaataaatcttaaaaaaaaaaaaaagatgtcattctactcaaactgatatacagatttaatgcaatcccgatgaaaattccaccagcattaaaaaaaaaaaaaaagaaaacacaatcattaaatttatttggaagggtaaggagccctgaatagtcagaaacatcataaaaaggtaaaatgaaccttcatctccagactttaaatcatattacctacctatagtggtaaaaacagcatggtactggcctaaagacagacacaatagaccaatggaaccaaatttatggttcagaaaaagaccctcactggtatggtcaagtgatttttgactagcctatcacactcacacagctggggcagaacagtccattcaacaaatggtgttgagagaactagttatccatagctaaaagaaggaaaggtgatccctatctcacatcttatccaaaaattaactcaaaatggatcaaaaaactaaaaataaaagccaagaaccataaaacttctataagaaattactggaaaatgtcttcaagacctggtggtaggtggtggattctgaaaggagataagagaaggactgagtggactactgatgtttaatgtatgtataagttttaattagctttactgtaaaattgtggaaatgtatagagtggatggtaacacacgctgagtaacagctagtttataa from Dasypus novemcinctus isolate mDasNov1 chromosome 17, mDasNov1.1.hap2, whole genome shotgun sequence encodes the following:
- the LOC131273960 gene encoding large ribosomal subunit protein eL21-like encodes the protein MTNTKGKRRGTRYMFSRPFRKHGVVPLATYLRIYKKGDIVDIKGMGTVQKGMRHKCYHGKRGGVYNVTQHAVGIVVNKQVKGKILAKRINVHIEHIKHSKSRDSFLKHVKENDQEKKEAKEKGTWVQLKCQPAPPREAHFVRTNGKEPELLEPIPYEFMA